In Candidatus Limnocylindrales bacterium, the sequence GGTGCACAGCGTGCACGCAATGGTGTTCGGCGGACACGGAGACGACATGGTGCCGGTGCGCTCGGCCTGCACGGTCGGCGGAGCGCCGATCGCGACGCTCATCAGCGACAAGCGTCTGTCGGAGATCGAGGAGCGCACGCGCAAGGCCGGCGGCGAGATCGTCGCGCTGCTGAAGACCGGCTCCGCGTACTACTCGCCGGCGACCGCGGCGATCCAGATGGCCGAGGCGTTCCTGCTCGACAAGAAGGAAATCCTGCCGTGCGCCGCGTACCTCGACGGCGAATACGGCTTCAAGGGCCTGTACCTCGGCGTACCCGTCATCATCGGCGCGGGCGGCGTCGAGAAAGTCATCGAAATTCCTCTGTCGGCCGACGAGAAGAAGCAGGTCGACGTATCGGCAAGCCACGTCTCCGAGCTCGTCAGCGCGCTCGACAAAGTCCTCGCAGGCTGAAGCGAAATGAACGTACACGAGTATCAGGGCAAGGCGCTGCTCGCGCGCTACGGCGTGCCGGTGCCGCGCGGTGAAGTGGCCGAGAGCCCGGAACAGGCCGGCGAGATCGCGAAGCGTCTCGGAACCAGCGTGGTCGTCGTCAAGTCGCAGATTCACGCGGGCGGACGCGGCGCCGGCGCGATCGTCGACAACGAAGCCGAAGCCGCCGAGATCTTCGCGAAGAATCTCGCGAAGGAAGGCCTTCCGAAGCATGGGCACAAGGGCGGCGTCCGCGTCGTCAAGTCGGCGGCCGACGCCACCGAAGCGGCGCGCTCGATTCTCGGCAAGCTTCTGGTCACGCGCCAGACCGGCGCGAGCGGACGCGAAGTGCGCCGCGTGCTCGTCGAAGAAGGCTGCGACATCGGCCGCGAGCTCTATCTCTCCGTGCTGCTCGACCGCGGCACCGGCCGCGTGATCCTGATGGCGAGCCAGGCCGGCGGCATGGACATCGAGCACGTCGCAGCCACGACCCCCGAGAAGATCTTCCGTGTGACGGTCGATC encodes:
- a CDS encoding ATP-grasp domain-containing protein, which produces MNVHEYQGKALLARYGVPVPRGEVAESPEQAGEIAKRLGTSVVVVKSQIHAGGRGAGAIVDNEAEAAEIFAKNLAKEGLPKHGHKGGVRVVKSAADATEAARSILGKLLVTRQTGASGREVRRVLVEEGCDIGRELYLSVLLDRGTGRVILMASQAGGMDIEHVAATTPEKIFRVTVDPALGLQDHQARRLSFQLGVPAAKLDEWVAFFHGIYNAYVGIDAALVEINPLVETKDGSPLALDAKISLDDNALYRHDDIRALRDEHEEDPKEQ